The Deltaproteobacteria bacterium genome includes the window AGAGGATCTCCGCGATCGACTCCTCCTTGGCGGCGCGGATGAACCCGCACGTGTTCAGGACCGCCGCGTCGGCGCGACCGCCCTTGACGACGGAAAATCCCCCCTCCGCGAGAAGCCCCGCCATCACCTCGGCGTCCACGGCGTTCTTCCCGCACCCGAGCGTCCGGATGCGGACGGTGCCCGTCGCCTTTCCCCTCCCAGCCCGCATTTCTCACCAGCGTCCGTAGCGAGGCGGTGGAGACGGGTTTGGATGCAAGGCGCGCGACGTGAGGGCGACGAAGGCGTAGTTGACACTACGTCGAGGAGATCGAACGAGCGCCCCACTCCCGTACAAAGTGAGCTCCCTGGGGTACCCCGAACGCGGGAAGAGGGGCACAACGCAGCAGACGAGCCCGTATCCGCCGCCGCAGTAGGAGGCTGGTGAGAAATGCGGGCTAGGGGTCACCCGTCCACCACCGGGAGTCCGGCCGGGTTGCGGAAGCGGAACAGGTCGGCGGGAAGGGCGGGATCGAGCCGGGTTTCCGTCAGGTAGAGGTGGTTCTCGCCGCCGAGCCGGTCGTAGAGGTGCACTTCGCGCACGAGGGCGTCCTTCGTCCCGACGACCAGGTCGACCCGGCGAACCTCCGGCGCGCCGTCGCCGCGCGGCAGGAGCCGCAGGACCGTCTCCTCCCCCCCCTTGCGGGTGGAGGCGGCTTCCACGCGGAACATCGACGCGATCTCCCCCTTGCCGAACAGGAGAAGCAGCGGGATCTTCCCGCCGAGCGCCTTCTCGTCCATCTTCCGGCGGATCACCTGCGGGGAGTCCGCGGGGCGGAACCAGAAGCTCTCGCCGTCCGCGAGGAACAGCTGCGCCTCGGGCGCCTGGTAGTCCCACCGCATCTTCAGCGGGCGGCCGAAATAGAGCACCCCCGACGCC containing:
- a CDS encoding outer membrane lipoprotein carrier protein LolA, whose product is MRPVRLAIALFLLSSVPAAAAGTEGAGDAVLRRVGDRYASARTFSARFRQEIPLQNLGIVRKASGVLYFGRPLKMRWDYQAPEAQLFLADGESFWFRPADSPQVIRRKMDEKALGGKIPLLLLFGKGEIASMFRVEAASTRKGGEETVLRLLPRGDGAPEVRRVDLVVGTKDALVREVHLYDRLGGENHLYLTETRLDPALPADLFRFRNPAGLPVVDG